One part of the Terrimicrobium sacchariphilum genome encodes these proteins:
- a CDS encoding alpha/beta fold hydrolase, which produces MEFPWIAPDGVTFPCHHWEPVGSERGTVICIHGLGGAATDFETLARHLSGQGLSVYAMNLRGQGHDPVTRRRGAFFDLAALEKDIVAFGDFVRSRAGGSPVFWCGESMGSLLLSHLLHRKAIGPDIAGAILSVPVVELKNPTPPPVRAIVRFAARLAPNLRLHPGLFVTGKSKPIPVTRDEEHIARIRASSHYIPVFTIGFLSAFSRLMDSTPQLATGITVPTLVLSAGQDVFIRPEQVARWYDLIPSTDKQHLHYPESYHLLWNDWEKDAVLRDISGWVAERSALVY; this is translated from the coding sequence ATGGAATTTCCATGGATCGCTCCCGATGGCGTAACCTTTCCCTGCCATCACTGGGAGCCCGTCGGCAGCGAGCGCGGTACCGTCATCTGCATCCACGGCCTGGGCGGTGCGGCCACCGACTTTGAGACGCTCGCCCGGCATCTCTCGGGGCAGGGCCTTTCCGTATACGCGATGAACCTGCGCGGCCAGGGACACGACCCCGTGACTCGTCGGCGGGGAGCCTTTTTCGATCTCGCAGCCTTGGAGAAGGACATCGTGGCCTTCGGCGATTTCGTCCGATCCCGCGCAGGGGGCAGCCCGGTCTTCTGGTGCGGCGAGAGCATGGGCTCGCTCCTTCTCTCCCACCTGCTCCACCGCAAGGCGATCGGTCCAGATATCGCCGGAGCGATTCTTTCGGTCCCCGTGGTGGAATTGAAGAATCCCACCCCGCCACCTGTCCGGGCCATCGTCCGGTTCGCCGCCCGTCTCGCACCCAACCTGCGGCTGCATCCTGGCCTGTTCGTCACCGGCAAGTCGAAGCCCATCCCCGTCACCCGGGACGAGGAGCACATCGCGCGCATCCGCGCCTCGTCGCATTACATCCCGGTCTTCACCATTGGCTTCCTCAGCGCCTTCAGCCGCCTGATGGATTCCACTCCGCAGCTCGCCACCGGCATCACGGTGCCGACCCTCGTCCTCTCCGCCGGCCAGGATGTTTTCATCCGCCCCGAGCAGGTCGCCCGCTGGTATGACCTGATCCCGTCCACCGACAAGCAGCACCTGCACTACCCGGAGTCCTACCACCTCCTCTGGAACGACTGGGAAAAGGACGCCGTCCTGCGCGACATCTCAGGCTGGGTCGCCGAGCGTTCTGCTCTGGTCTATTAG